GGATGGTTTCCCAAATGTCACTAATTTCCTGCATAAATAGAGTCTATAGTCTTGTGTCTGATGTCCAGTGTCTGAATCACAGGCCCAAACTAAAATCTTATTGACATAATGATGAGATATTTGGTATAATTAGAATAAAACTTAAATACAGGAGGTGTAAAAATGCCAGTTATTGCTATTCCAAAACCATTAAGGGAAAAATTAGGTGAAGATGGGATTGATTCTCTAATTGATGTGCTTAACAAATCAGAGGAAAGGGTAAAAGAAGATGTTATTACCTTATCAGCAGAAAAGTTTGAAAGAAGACTCTCTCAGGAGATTAGTGGAGTAAGGTCTGACCTTGCCATCCTTGAGGGAAAGTTTGAAACAAGAATCACTCAAGAAACCTCAAAGATTGACAAAAGAATAACTGAGGAAGTGTCTATGCTTGAAGTCAAACTTGACAAAAGAATAACAGAAGAAACAGCTAAACTTGACAAAAGAATAACTGAGGAGGTCTCTAATGTTAATGAAAGAATTTCAGAGGTAAGGGTTGAATTAAAGGCTACTTACGCCAGCATAATAAGATGGATGTTTATCTTCTATCTTGGCCAGATTGGTGCTATAATGGCCATCTTATTTGCCTTTTTTAAAAGATGATGCACAGAAAAGGAGCAATGGGGTCAATGGCAATTGAAAACTGAGCCATTTTTGGCAATCGAAAATTGGGTGGTGTCTCAAAATAACTCTAATAGTGAAATCTATGCAGATTTGGTGTAAAAAAGGGGATAAGGAGATAAAGGGAGATATGAAGATTATTCATTGTAATTTCCAAAATTTTAGAATGAATTTATCTTCTAATCTTCATAATCCCCATAATCTCCATATCTCCTTTTCGGACACTATTTTAACCTTTATAATAGATTAAGACTACCCCAAAATCATTTATGCCAAAAAGTAATCTCTTTATAAAAACTTCCTTCCGCCGGCAGGAGTTCAGATGGTTTTTTATTCGGTATACTTTTTGGTCTAATATCACCCAAACCTCTTGTTTTGATTTGGAATTCAATTTCACTAGCTTCAGCCTCATTTATCCCTATCTCTCCTGAGGCAGAATCTTTTCTTCCTCTGGAAGCGATATGGATAATATCTTCTGCAGGTTCTTTAGTAGCCAGCAGGAAGATTGTCTCCTTACCTATAGTCTCATCAAGATAGAACCATGTGTCAGGTTTTGGAATCCAGTAGTCTATATTTTTTACTGGATTCTTTTCAGGGGTGAATTTTGCATTTGGAAATAGTTGAGTCATCTTTCCTGAGGTATCCTTTTGGAAGATATAGACATAGCATAGCTGTTCAGGTTTGAAGTAAACCTTGTAGTTATCTTTTGAGGTAAGCGTCATATTATTCCACATCTTTGCTGGCTTACCGTCTTTTTCGTAAAGGAAACTTACATTTAAAGAAAGTCTTGGAGGATTAATAATTGGTAAGTCTTCTTCCTCTACCCTTTCTATCTCCACACGGCGATTTAAAGCATAAGAGGCTTCATCATTTCCATTGACAACCGGTCTGTCTTCACCATAGCCACGAGTAATAAGTTTTTCCGCAGGAATAGAAAAGTGGGCAATTAAATATTTCTTTACACTTTCAGCCCTTTTTTCAGAGAGGGTTTGATTATATTCCCTTGAACCACGCGAATCAGTATGGCCGGCTATCTTAAATTTGACTTTTGCCAACTTTTGAGAAGATAACGCCTTTCCTATTTCATTAAGCTGAGGGATGGCTTGCTTGGATATTGTAGATCTGTTGTAATCAAAGTGTATCCTAAATACCATTTTTGAAGTATCCCTGATACCATCAACGGTTCTTGTAGTTACTCTTCCTAAAACACCCCTTGTAGTTTCAGCCTGAATTACACCATATTTATCAATATCATTAAGAATAGCCTTTGTATGAGAAAGCCTCTTTTGATATAATTGATATAATTTATTATCAGGGTTTAACTTGAGCCCTTTTTCATACCAACTTTTCGCTTCTTCATACCTTCCTGTCTTAAAATATACATCACCCAAACCAAAATAGGGATCAGAGGCATCAGGTCTTAGTTTATTAACTACTTCCTGATATTGAGTTATGGCATCTTCATATCTTTCGAGGTTCTCGTAGACATCTCCTAAGTTATTATGTGCCTCAGCATAATCAGGATATAACTCTATTGCCTTGCTGTAAAAGTATTCCTTCTGTCTCAACACCTCTACTGAACAGGCATTGCGAACTTCACTTCTTAGACCAAGCGCCTTTTGAAAGAGCTCTTTTGCTTTTTCCTTATCCTCTCCTTGAGCTTGAGATAAGAGAGCAAAATTCAAACAAAGAGAGAAAATTGTAACCTTAAATAGTATTTTTACTAACATTTTTTTACACCTCCTCATATAGCCTTTTGCTGAAGGAGTTTAATCTCCTTCTACTTTTAATTATCGAATCAATTTCTATTTTTTCTCACCACCTCCTTTAAATCTCGTGAGGGTCGGACTTATTCTAACCCCACATCAGAAGTAGGATTAGAGAGATTATGTAATAATTACACCTCCCATCCTTAAATCCTTCCCTTATCTCTTTGTCCTCCCCTTTAATCTTTCCTTAAAATCAATATTTTTGTTTAGGAATATTCTTA
This region of bacterium genomic DNA includes:
- a CDS encoding OmpA family protein; the encoded protein is MLVKILFKVTIFSLCLNFALLSQAQGEDKEKAKELFQKALGLRSEVRNACSVEVLRQKEYFYSKAIELYPDYAEAHNNLGDVYENLERYEDAITQYQEVVNKLRPDASDPYFGLGDVYFKTGRYEEAKSWYEKGLKLNPDNKLYQLYQKRLSHTKAILNDIDKYGVIQAETTRGVLGRVTTRTVDGIRDTSKMVFRIHFDYNRSTISKQAIPQLNEIGKALSSQKLAKVKFKIAGHTDSRGSREYNQTLSEKRAESVKKYLIAHFSIPAEKLITRGYGEDRPVVNGNDEASYALNRRVEIERVEEEDLPIINPPRLSLNVSFLYEKDGKPAKMWNNMTLTSKDNYKVYFKPEQLCYVYIFQKDTSGKMTQLFPNAKFTPEKNPVKNIDYWIPKPDTWFYLDETIGKETIFLLATKEPAEDIIHIASRGRKDSASGEIGINEAEASEIEFQIKTRGLGDIRPKSIPNKKPSELLPAEGSFYKEITFWHK